In Amycolatopsis sp. FBCC-B4732, the genomic stretch TCGAGGTGCCCAGCGCGGACTTGTTGCCGGTCGCCCAGGACGCCCCGCCGCCGCAGCAGTCGGTCGCGGTGCCGCTGGCCAGCGCCGTGCCCTGGGCGAGCCCGGCGAGCAGGACCCCTGCTCCGGCGCAGGCCAGGACCGCTTTCCACCTGATCATTTCCGACCTCCGACGGCGTTGTCGTCAATATGTTGCGAGCGGCAACATATTGAGCCACCAGCAGGTGACAAGCAATGTCCGATCGGGCTGAACCGATCCAGCCCTCCGCCGGACGGCCCAGCGTCGAACTAGTGCTACCCAAGATTTGTTACCATTGGAACCATGGTGACGAAGACTCCGGTCAGCCCGGCGGCGGAGACCCGCGAGCGAATCCTCAAGGCGGCGGCCGAGCTGCTGGTGGCGGAGGGCCGCGACGGGCTCTCGACCCGTGCGGTCAGCGCGGCCGCCGGTGTCCAGCCACCCGCGCTGTACCGGCTCTTCGGCGACAAGGACGGCCTGCTCGACGCGGTCGCCGCGTACGGGTTCGACGAGTACCTGACCAGCAAGCGCGCGCTGGGCTCGACCGGCGACCCGGTCGAGGACCTGCGGCGCGGCTGGGACCTGCACCAGGAGTTCGGGCTGTCCCGCCCGGAGTTCTACGTGCTCATGTACGGCGACGCCCGCCCGGGCCGCACGTCCCCCGCCGCGCGCGAAGCCGAAGGGATGCTGCGCGAGATCATCGAACGGGTCGCGGCGGCGGGCCGGCTGCGGGTGAGCGTCGACCGCGCGGCCCGGCTCGTGCACGCGACCGGCATGGGAGTCGTGCTCTCGCTGATCGCGACCCCGGAGGCGGACCGCGACCGCGAGCTTTCGGCGACGGCGCGGGAAACGGTGCTGAGCCGCATCCTCACCGACACCGCGGAACCGGCGTCGTCCGGCCTGCCCGAACGGGCGATCGCCCTGCGCGCCGGGCTCGGCGGCACCACCACGCTCACCGACGCCGAGCGGGTGCTGCTCGCCGAGTGGCTGGACCGCATCGCCGACGCCTGAGCCTCACCGGCCCAGGTGGTCCGCCCCCACCCGGCGGGCCAGGCGGCGCAGCAGCGGTCCCGCCTCCGCCATGCAGCGGGCCGGGTCCGGCTCCAGGTCCGTCAACGCGTACGCCGCCGCGATCCCGGCCCCCGCCAGCTCGGAGGCCGACAGCTTGCAGCGCCCGGAGACCGCGACGCACGGGATCCCCGCGGCAGCCGCGGCCCGTGCGACCCCGGCGGGAGCCTTGCCCGACAGCGTCTGATGGTCGAGTGACCCCTCACCGGTGATCACCAGCGAAGCTCCGGCCAACGCCGACTCGAAGCCCAGCAAGTCCAGCAGCAGCGAGATCCCCGGCCGCATCCGCGCGCCCAGCACCGCCATCGCGGCGAACCCCACTCCCCCGGCGGCTCCGGCACCGGGCCTCGAGGCGAACTCCGGACCCGCGATCGACGCCCAGTGCCGCAACGCCGAATCGAGCGCTT encodes the following:
- a CDS encoding TetR/AcrR family transcriptional regulator — translated: MVTKTPVSPAAETRERILKAAAELLVAEGRDGLSTRAVSAAAGVQPPALYRLFGDKDGLLDAVAAYGFDEYLTSKRALGSTGDPVEDLRRGWDLHQEFGLSRPEFYVLMYGDARPGRTSPAAREAEGMLREIIERVAAAGRLRVSVDRAARLVHATGMGVVLSLIATPEADRDRELSATARETVLSRILTDTAEPASSGLPERAIALRAGLGGTTTLTDAERVLLAEWLDRIADA